ATCGGAGATCAATTAAAAAATAAAATGTACATGATGTGAAAACAAAACCAAACATGATATCTCTAACGCTCTAAATATGACATGATAGCATGTTCGATTAGTTTCACATCATGTTTTGTGTAAGATAATAAAGAAGAAAGAAGAGAGACTTATAATGATGTCTTCTTGAAACTCTGTTCTGTATTGTGTTGTATAACTATCATTAATCAATACAGTTTCTCTTTTATCAGAGAGAGAATAACGTGTTACAGAAGCAAGAACTTAAAACCCTAATTAGTAGCTTTGTCTACTCAGAGTCTTATTTGACAAGAATATGTTCTGTTTAGTTCTTTCTTAATTATCATGAGTCATGATCTTCTTCATGTTTCGGACGTTGTTCTTCATTAACATAATCAAGATGATCAACATCTTGGTTGAATTCAAAGATCTTCTTCTCCCTGAAGTAATTGATCAAGAAGTACCAACCAACTGATCCTACGGTCATTAAACCGCAAATGAGGTACACAATCTTAGTAGCAAACACAATGATCAACATCAGAAACGCTGAAGGTACCAAGCACATAATCACTAATCCTGGTATATTCAGTGGGACACGGTAAGGTCTCTTTAGCTCAGGTAGCTTCTTTCTTAACCAAAGGAAAGACGCAAACTCAAGGTACATCCCTAACGTGTACAAGAAGTTAGCCGAGGAGATGATGTCAGTGAAGTCCATGTAGGACAATCCGAGGGACATGAGAGCTGAGAGTAGAATCCCAACCCAAGGAGTGTTGAACCATTTAGATCTTACCCCAAAGAACTTAGGCAAGAACCCTAGCTCCGCCATACCCTCCAGCTGATAAGCACTACTGCTTAACTGAGCTTCAAAGAGTCCTATACTTGATAAGACAGCGCCAATCTCAATCCAAATCTTCAACCACGTTCCTGCTATCATCTCAGCTGCTTCTGCGTGAAACCCTGTTTCCCATCTGCTCTGGTCCACCGAGACAGCACCCGTAACAGCCAAAAGAGGGATCAAGTAAGCTACACAAGTAAAGATCACAGCGACAAGAAGCGCCAAGGGAAACGTCTTCTGAGGGTTATCAACTTCCCCTGCAAGAGTGCTGACATTGTCCCAGAAGTTCAAGTTCCAGAAGAGCGTGTTGAAGTAGAGATTCCAATCCTTTTGCTTGTCTCCCAAGCTACCCCAGCGGTGAGGTTGGATTTTAGGGATTGCCATTGCCGACATGACGAGGAAAGGCGAGAGAGACACCAAGCCGAGAACAACGGCTGCGTAACCGACAATGGCTAGGCCAGTGTAGTTTAGGAAAGATAATACCACCGTTGATGCGAATATGCAGACGTTTCGTGGCCATCCTGATTCAAGAACAGGGAATAGCTTCTCCAAGTAAGTCACACAGAGGACAGGGAACGAAGCGACGTTGATCACACCACTCAGGTACTTCAACGAGCCCATCATTGAGCCTACGAATGCGCCAAAAGCTCGATGCGCCCATATCACAAACCCTCCGTTGCCTGAGACAATATTCTACCAAAATCAGAAAGTAGCTTCCTTGTTCATGAAGTAACCTTAATAATTAATGGTTTCAAAGTCAGATGAGATTGACTATAATGTTCAGACCACAAAACACGCACTGTTCAGATAAAATTTTCTTTAATCTCATTTTTGATAGGACTGGCTCAACATTTCTATCGATCATAGGACACAAAAATTAAACTCTTGAAATTTATATATTTATCTAATTAAAGGTTAATAATTGCAAAAATTATTCATATTTTTTATAAATTTCGTGATGAAAAAAATAAAATAAAAATATTTAAAATATTTTTGGATTTTATATCTGTTTAAAATTGTAACTTTTAAAAAAAAAATTGATTATACCTGGAAATGCGGTGGAGAGTTCTGCGGTAATCAGGGCTTCAGGGACACTCCATATGAAAGGGAAGATGAGGAAACCAAGAATCGCTAGAAGCGGTCCAGCCGCTTGAACCGCCGGTTCTTCTCCAAACGGCCCACCTGCGACTTCGAAGTAAATAAGGAAAATCAAAGGGACCAAAGTCAGTTTCTTTGCGGTTGATCCGCTTGAATCGGTGGTTGTTACTGGGAGCTCGTGGCTCAC
The DNA window shown above is from Brassica oleracea var. oleracea cultivar TO1000 chromosome C3, BOL, whole genome shotgun sequence and carries:
- the LOC106334206 gene encoding probable polyamine transporter At3g13620, whose translation is METTETSRVSHELPVTTTDSSGSTAKKLTLVPLIFLIYFEVAGGPFGEEPAVQAAGPLLAILGFLIFPFIWSVPEALITAELSTAFPGNGGFVIWAHRAFGAFVGSMMGSLKYLSGVINVASFPVLCVTYLEKLFPVLESGWPRNVCIFASTVVLSFLNYTGLAIVGYAAVVLGLVSLSPFLVMSAMAIPKIQPHRWGSLGDKQKDWNLYFNTLFWNLNFWDNVSTLAGEVDNPQKTFPLALLVAVIFTCVAYLIPLLAVTGAVSVDQSRWETGFHAEAAEMIAGTWLKIWIEIGAVLSSIGLFEAQLSSSAYQLEGMAELGFLPKFFGVRSKWFNTPWVGILLSALMSLGLSYMDFTDIISSANFLYTLGMYLEFASFLWLRKKLPELKRPYRVPLNIPGLVIMCLVPSAFLMLIIVFATKIVYLICGLMTVGSVGWYFLINYFREKKIFEFNQDVDHLDYVNEEQRPKHEEDHDS